The Castellaniella sp. genome includes a window with the following:
- a CDS encoding FUSC family protein has protein sequence MRTATLCRILQAELAPFDGRLSTAWRVAATCTLTVMVFMTYGIPLAAIGCYLVLFLMKPNPAETMLMAIGICVLVALMVPVLFGATLLAIEYPVWRMAIIVVLSCFFMFLGAASQVGPAGGIIALVIVFVLTMLGEVPFGEVATRAILYAALMALVPMGVLLGFNGFFGPSVPGRLRQALAQRLDTAAATLDGTDTNARHQALEILREGNGELQKMALFIRLFHITPTLETQALTQAITQTRDLLLAAAACAAPSHLAQQIRADAALLRAGQTPALSYPDIPSWDAAKSATSPLAHRGFFAADAWRNPLYVRYALKTTLAALICYWIYTAIQWQDIHTALITCYVGALGTTAETLHKLTLRITGCLIGAALGVASIYFFMPLMDSIGQLMVLVFLVTLLAAWVSTGSERSSYAGVQIGLAFLLTVLQGFGPDVQMDAAFYRVMGILLGNLVMYLVFTRIWPISAAAAVRTHLQQVLDSLSPSAQRPHGPDVAQLQTDIIPALQQLGYARAQLALSVFEPAHVRPNPAETTHLRDLVNQLESFYLQAVNPPEGTTPPITAMRQRLQGQLADSPRASPPAWRPGTHGESP, from the coding sequence ATGCGGACAGCCACCCTATGCCGCATCCTGCAGGCCGAACTTGCCCCCTTTGATGGACGTTTGTCCACGGCGTGGCGGGTGGCGGCGACCTGCACCCTGACGGTCATGGTGTTCATGACCTATGGCATCCCGCTGGCAGCCATCGGCTGCTATCTGGTCCTGTTCTTGATGAAGCCCAATCCCGCCGAGACCATGCTGATGGCGATCGGCATCTGCGTGTTGGTGGCCCTGATGGTACCCGTGCTATTTGGCGCAACCCTGCTGGCGATCGAATACCCGGTGTGGCGTATGGCCATTATTGTGGTGCTGTCGTGCTTTTTCATGTTTCTGGGGGCAGCCAGTCAGGTTGGACCGGCGGGGGGGATTATCGCCCTGGTCATCGTTTTTGTGCTGACCATGTTGGGCGAAGTTCCCTTTGGCGAAGTCGCTACCCGGGCAATTTTATATGCCGCACTGATGGCCTTGGTCCCCATGGGCGTGCTGCTGGGCTTTAACGGTTTCTTTGGCCCGTCGGTGCCAGGCCGACTGCGCCAGGCACTGGCCCAACGGCTGGACACCGCTGCCGCCACACTGGACGGCACGGATACGAATGCGCGACATCAGGCCCTGGAAATCCTGCGCGAAGGGAACGGTGAACTGCAAAAAATGGCCTTGTTTATACGCCTGTTCCACATTACCCCAACCCTCGAGACCCAGGCCCTGACCCAAGCCATTACCCAGACCCGCGATTTACTGCTGGCGGCAGCCGCTTGCGCAGCGCCCAGTCACTTGGCCCAACAGATCCGCGCCGATGCCGCCTTATTGCGGGCTGGCCAGACGCCAGCGCTGTCATACCCGGACATCCCGTCCTGGGACGCCGCCAAATCAGCCACTAGCCCCTTGGCCCATCGCGGTTTTTTTGCGGCGGATGCCTGGCGCAATCCCCTGTATGTGCGCTATGCCCTGAAAACCACGCTGGCCGCCCTGATCTGTTATTGGATCTATACCGCGATCCAGTGGCAGGATATCCACACGGCGCTGATCACCTGCTATGTGGGCGCGCTAGGCACCACCGCCGAAACCCTGCATAAATTAACGCTGCGCATCACCGGCTGCCTGATCGGTGCGGCTCTCGGGGTGGCGTCGATTTATTTTTTTATGCCCCTGATGGATTCAATCGGCCAGTTAATGGTGCTGGTTTTCCTGGTGACGCTGCTGGCCGCCTGGGTATCGACCGGGTCTGAGCGCAGCAGTTATGCCGGGGTGCAAATTGGGCTGGCCTTTTTATTGACCGTCTTGCAGGGCTTTGGACCAGACGTCCAGATGGATGCGGCTTTTTATCGCGTGATGGGCATCTTGCTGGGCAATCTGGTGATGTACTTGGTATTCACCCGCATCTGGCCCATCAGTGCGGCAGCCGCCGTGCGCACCCACCTGCAACAGGTGCTGGACAGCTTGTCGCCGTCTGCTCAGCGCCCGCACGGGCCAGATGTCGCCCAACTGCAAACCGATATCATCCCGGCCCTGCAGCAACTGGGGTACGCCCGGGCACAGCTGGCCCTGAGCGTCTTTGAACCCGCCCACGTGCGTCCCAACCCAGCAGAGACCACCCACCTGCGGGACCTGGTGAATCAACTGGAATCCTTTTATCTGCAGGCGGTCAACCCACCAGAGGGCACCACGCCCCCCATCACCGCCATGCGTCAACGGCTGCAAGGCCAGCTGGCGGACAGCCCCCGCGCCAGCCCACCAGCCTGGCGGCCCGGCACCCACGGAGAAAGCCCTTGA
- a CDS encoding TolC family protein has protein sequence MNIRPMLTAALLTVLLAGCTSLPSAPVAPDQPWVGAIPPGPDHPWAAQTAAAAAIPQSEKRPRPTFEVPSVPLPAQAPSQIRTDPQQPLGLVELIDIAQRESPLTRRAWNAARQAALGVDLVDATFLPMLSASVLTGWQETRYPLPDNLLGIDQLQARSHGTVPLLALSWLLFDFGQRSALREGAAQLSFAANVLFNASHQQLIRDVTEQYYQYTTARQRVRLSAQSLALQQRVLDAAQARFNAGIGTTVDIALARQAVAQARLQVVNSQGLEKIARLALLGTMGLAPDAPLAVAPPNNHPLPPDVQGMTQEALRLALTRRPDIVAQYAALKAEEAKVQAAEAAFMPKVYLGAVYAHQKQHFQLNSLPELGMQSSSSGVMLGVSLPLFDGGLRRNRLQNAKISARQAQDNLQTLQQDALREMAAADTTLQSALASHVAASELTHTAQTAYEAALAAYQSGLGTITVANEAANQLLLARLARLDARSASQIAAANLAFATGAMVRSQQQWLASD, from the coding sequence TTGAACATCCGGCCCATGCTGACGGCAGCCTTGCTGACGGTTCTACTGGCAGGCTGCACCAGCCTGCCATCTGCCCCAGTTGCACCAGACCAGCCTTGGGTCGGCGCGATACCCCCTGGCCCTGACCATCCCTGGGCAGCGCAGACAGCCGCCGCTGCGGCCATCCCTCAATCCGAAAAGCGGCCGAGGCCCACTTTTGAGGTGCCCTCGGTTCCCCTGCCTGCGCAGGCCCCCAGCCAGATCCGTACCGACCCTCAACAGCCCCTGGGTTTGGTTGAGCTTATTGACATTGCCCAGCGCGAAAGTCCACTGACACGTCGCGCCTGGAACGCTGCCCGCCAAGCGGCATTGGGTGTGGACTTGGTGGACGCTACATTTTTGCCTATGCTATCGGCCAGCGTGCTGACCGGCTGGCAAGAAACCCGCTATCCCCTGCCGGATAATCTTCTGGGCATCGACCAGCTACAGGCACGCAGCCACGGCACGGTGCCCTTGCTGGCCCTGAGCTGGCTGCTATTCGATTTTGGCCAGCGCAGCGCCCTGCGCGAGGGTGCCGCGCAGCTTTCGTTTGCCGCCAACGTTCTGTTCAATGCCAGCCACCAGCAGCTGATCCGCGACGTCACCGAGCAATACTATCAATACACCACCGCCCGCCAGCGGGTGCGCTTGTCAGCGCAATCCCTGGCCCTGCAGCAACGGGTGCTGGACGCCGCCCAAGCGCGGTTTAATGCAGGCATCGGCACCACCGTGGATATTGCCCTGGCCCGCCAGGCCGTGGCCCAAGCACGCTTGCAGGTGGTCAATAGCCAAGGGCTGGAAAAAATCGCCCGCCTGGCCCTGTTGGGGACCATGGGCCTGGCCCCCGACGCCCCATTGGCCGTCGCGCCACCCAACAACCATCCCCTGCCCCCCGACGTGCAGGGCATGACGCAGGAAGCACTGCGCCTGGCGCTGACCCGACGACCAGACATCGTGGCCCAATATGCTGCCCTGAAAGCAGAAGAAGCCAAAGTCCAGGCAGCCGAAGCCGCGTTTATGCCCAAGGTCTATCTGGGCGCGGTCTATGCCCATCAGAAACAGCATTTTCAGCTTAACAGCCTGCCCGAACTGGGGATGCAATCCAGCAGCAGTGGCGTCATGCTGGGGGTCAGCCTGCCATTGTTTGACGGCGGCCTGCGGCGCAATCGCCTGCAAAACGCAAAAATATCCGCCCGCCAAGCCCAAGACAATCTACAGACGCTGCAACAAGACGCTCTACGCGAAATGGCTGCCGCCGACACCACCCTGCAATCCGCATTGGCCAGCCATGTGGCGGCCAGCGAGCTGACCCACACTGCCCAGACCGCCTACGAGGCTGCCCTGGCCGCCTACCAATCGGGCCTAGGCACCATCACGGTGGCCAACGAGGCCGCCAATCAGCTGCTGCTGGCCCGCCTGGCTCGTCTGGACGCCCGTTCGGCCAGCCAGATCGCCGCCGCGAATCTGGCGTTTGCCACCGGGGCCATGGTACGTTCCCAGCAACAATGGCTGGCCTCCGACTGA
- a CDS encoding methyl-accepting chemotaxis protein → MRNIKIGTRLTMGFGFLILIVLIVSSIGIWRTLQGQEESEVIQEQNMISAAILQWVRQVDVNGTRTLAVTRLATEKDKELFEADMKATSAQITELQNKVDSLVQAPEARALFQKVLAARKNYTQSRSTALQQQKDGDTAKASAFFNEQLPLLLSAYKESIEHLYAFQARYEEALFAHRKTQAQSTIAILAILAAISILLGIILAWKIHQSISRPLQKATGLAASIASRDLSLEIKPQGKDEITKLEVALDTMEESLRSAVSEVRSGAVSIASAAGQITAGNLDLSSRTEQQASSLAQTAATMEQITATVRQNADNTQQANTLASAAAQTASNGGSLVAELVGTMGEINSKSQQVADIIGVIDSIAFQTNILALNAAVEAARAGEQGRGFAVVAAEVRALAQRSAGAAKEIKDLIDSSVQATTKGNEQAAHAGDTMQEIVSSINRVTDIMGEINAANREQTTGIEEINTAITQMDDATRQNASLVEESAAAATSLQAQADNLASLVATFNLGQHSSAAQSAGAARQQRSHTGSQTRSGTGAHQQPSGQAARMPSAPEKVISPAPGRAPRTAQAQAPAAPASASSRPALRAPGKPAPATADTQEWTEF, encoded by the coding sequence ATGCGAAATATTAAGATTGGCACCCGACTGACGATGGGGTTCGGTTTTTTGATTCTCATTGTCCTGATTGTTTCCAGCATCGGCATCTGGAGAACCCTGCAAGGCCAGGAAGAATCCGAAGTCATCCAAGAACAAAACATGATCAGCGCGGCAATCCTGCAGTGGGTGCGCCAAGTGGACGTCAATGGCACCCGCACGCTGGCGGTGACGCGCCTGGCCACTGAAAAGGACAAGGAGCTGTTCGAGGCCGACATGAAAGCCACATCAGCGCAGATTACCGAACTGCAAAACAAAGTAGACAGCCTCGTTCAGGCGCCCGAAGCAAGAGCGCTGTTTCAAAAAGTATTGGCTGCCCGGAAAAACTACACACAAAGCCGATCGACCGCACTGCAGCAGCAAAAAGATGGGGACACCGCAAAAGCCTCCGCTTTTTTTAATGAGCAACTGCCGCTGTTGTTAAGCGCCTATAAAGAATCCATCGAACACCTCTACGCATTTCAAGCCCGCTACGAAGAAGCGTTGTTTGCACACAGAAAAACACAAGCTCAAAGCACCATTGCCATTCTCGCCATCCTGGCGGCAATTTCCATCCTGCTGGGGATTATCCTGGCCTGGAAAATTCACCAATCCATCTCGCGCCCGCTACAAAAAGCCACGGGTTTGGCCGCCAGTATCGCCAGCCGGGATCTGTCCCTGGAAATCAAACCACAAGGCAAAGACGAAATCACCAAACTGGAAGTGGCCCTGGACACCATGGAAGAAAGCCTGCGTAGCGCCGTCAGCGAAGTCCGCAGCGGCGCCGTGTCCATCGCCTCGGCAGCCGGGCAGATCACAGCGGGCAATCTGGACCTGTCCTCGCGCACCGAACAGCAGGCCAGTTCCCTGGCGCAGACCGCCGCCACCATGGAACAAATCACTGCCACCGTGCGCCAGAACGCCGACAACACCCAACAAGCCAACACCCTGGCTTCGGCGGCTGCCCAGACCGCCTCCAACGGCGGCAGCCTGGTGGCTGAACTCGTCGGCACCATGGGCGAAATCAACAGCAAGTCCCAGCAGGTCGCCGACATCATCGGCGTGATCGACAGCATCGCCTTCCAGACCAACATCCTGGCCCTGAACGCCGCCGTCGAGGCCGCCCGCGCCGGTGAACAAGGCCGTGGCTTTGCCGTGGTCGCCGCCGAAGTCCGCGCTCTGGCCCAGCGATCCGCCGGTGCTGCCAAGGAAATCAAGGACCTGATCGACTCCTCCGTGCAGGCCACCACCAAGGGCAACGAACAGGCCGCCCACGCAGGCGACACCATGCAGGAAATCGTCTCCAGCATCAACCGTGTCACCGACATCATGGGCGAGATCAACGCGGCCAACCGCGAACAAACCACCGGTATCGAGGAAATCAATACCGCCATCACCCAGATGGACGACGCCACCCGCCAGAACGCCAGCCTGGTCGAGGAATCCGCCGCCGCCGCCACCAGCCTGCAGGCCCAGGCCGACAATCTGGCCAGCCTGGTGGCCACCTTCAACCTGGGGCAGCACAGCAGCGCAGCGCAATCCGCCGGTGCAGCACGCCAGCAGCGCAGCCACACCGGCAGCCAAACACGGTCCGGCACGGGCGCACACCAGCAACCCAGCGGTCAGGCGGCACGCATGCCCTCGGCCCCGGAAAAGGTGATCAGTCCGGCTCCGGGCCGCGCCCCCCGCACAGCCCAGGCCCAGGCCCCCGCCGCACCCGCGTCTGCAAGCAGCCGCCCCGCACTGCGCGCCCCCGGCAAACCTGCCCCAGCCACCGCAGATACCCAGGAATGGACTGAGTTTTAA
- the mdtN gene encoding multidrug transporter subunit MdtN: MSRPSKKPLAISLAVLIVGTAALLAWLTWRHLVAQPISTDASLSADVIHMSASVPGTLHTLNIQEGSRVQAGDLLFTLDEHSYRLRVQQANAELAMAQAALTTRTRMMRAEQANAHIAQQQITRAQANLDLAQRTANRLRPLAAKGFAPQQEIDTAETAVRDARISLAQAQSQADAAQELIVELEAAQAAVQLAQATVALADKALADTQVYAPANGLVVGLTVSPGEHLAPDQSLFTLINTDVWYATAFYRETDLPHIQEGDCAVVYALMAPDETLTGRVASVGWGVISSDAIQLPRSMPLVQKSLNWVRVAQRFPVRVRLDNPPASLMRVGASATVMVRPGQGC, encoded by the coding sequence ATGAGCCGCCCATCCAAGAAACCATTGGCCATTTCCCTGGCCGTGCTGATCGTCGGTACCGCCGCGCTGCTGGCCTGGCTGACCTGGCGTCATTTGGTTGCCCAGCCTATTTCCACAGACGCGTCCCTGTCCGCCGATGTCATCCACATGAGCGCCAGTGTGCCGGGTACCCTGCACACCCTGAATATCCAGGAAGGCAGCCGGGTGCAGGCGGGGGATCTGTTGTTTACGTTGGACGAACATAGTTACCGGCTGCGGGTCCAGCAGGCCAACGCCGAACTGGCCATGGCCCAGGCAGCACTGACGACCCGCACACGTATGATGCGCGCCGAACAGGCCAACGCCCACATCGCCCAGCAACAGATCACCCGCGCCCAGGCCAATCTGGATCTGGCGCAACGCACCGCCAATCGCCTGCGGCCGCTGGCCGCCAAGGGCTTTGCCCCCCAGCAAGAAATAGACACGGCCGAAACAGCAGTGCGCGATGCCCGCATCAGCTTGGCCCAGGCGCAGTCGCAGGCCGACGCCGCCCAGGAACTGATCGTCGAACTCGAAGCCGCCCAGGCGGCGGTCCAGCTTGCCCAGGCGACGGTGGCGCTAGCGGACAAAGCGCTGGCGGACACCCAGGTATACGCCCCGGCCAACGGACTGGTAGTGGGATTGACCGTCTCCCCCGGCGAACACCTGGCCCCGGACCAGTCTTTGTTTACCCTGATCAACACCGATGTCTGGTACGCCACGGCTTTTTATCGCGAAACCGACTTGCCTCATATCCAGGAGGGCGATTGCGCAGTGGTTTATGCCCTGATGGCACCGGACGAAACCCTGACTGGCCGGGTGGCCAGCGTGGGCTGGGGGGTCATCAGCAGCGATGCCATTCAGTTGCCGCGATCCATGCCGCTGGTCCAAAAATCCCTGAACTGGGTACGCGTGGCCCAACGGTTTCCGGTGCGGGTACGGCTGGATAATCCACCGGCTTCGCTGATGCGGGTCGGGGCCTCGGCCACCGTCATGGTGCGCCCCGGCCAAGGCTGCTAG
- a CDS encoding cold-shock protein, which yields MKKEFGIVKWFNNDKGFGFISPESGGKDHFAHYSDIQGSGHKSLEENQRVSFVSTAGQKGPQATMIEVV from the coding sequence TTGAAAAAAGAATTTGGTATCGTGAAATGGTTCAACAATGACAAAGGATTCGGCTTTATTTCGCCTGAGTCTGGTGGCAAGGATCATTTCGCTCATTACAGCGACATCCAGGGCTCTGGTCATAAGAGCCTCGAAGAAAACCAGCGCGTTTCATTTGTATCCACCGCTGGGCAAAAAGGTCCTCAAGCAACGATGATCGAAGTAGTTTGA
- a CDS encoding glutathione S-transferase N-terminal domain-containing protein: MRLIGSLTSPYVRKVRIVLAEKKLDYELVLDDPWGAATQLTAHNPLGKVPCLILDENDSLFDSRVIVEYLDTLSPVGRLIPPPGRERIATKHWEAVADGIMDAAAAAFMESHRRPEALRSPDWVIRQNAKITAALAYMDTLLGDQPHCMGVNLCLADIAVGAALAYLDLRTPDLGWRDQHKNLARLAEKLDTRPSFVSTRPPAA, encoded by the coding sequence ATGAGATTAATCGGTTCACTGACTAGCCCTTACGTCCGCAAGGTCCGCATCGTGCTGGCAGAGAAAAAGCTGGACTACGAACTGGTGCTGGACGACCCCTGGGGGGCGGCCACGCAGCTCACCGCCCATAATCCACTGGGCAAGGTCCCCTGCCTCATCCTGGACGAAAACGATTCTCTGTTTGACTCTCGCGTCATCGTCGAATACTTGGATACGCTATCGCCCGTGGGACGACTGATCCCGCCGCCGGGCCGCGAACGCATCGCAACCAAACACTGGGAAGCCGTGGCCGATGGCATCATGGATGCCGCAGCTGCGGCTTTCATGGAATCCCACCGTCGACCCGAGGCGCTGCGCAGCCCCGATTGGGTAATACGCCAGAACGCCAAGATCACTGCCGCCCTGGCTTATATGGATACGCTGCTGGGCGACCAGCCCCACTGCATGGGGGTCAACCTGTGCCTGGCGGATATTGCCGTGGGGGCCGCTCTGGCCTATCTGGACCTGCGCACCCCGGACCTGGGCTGGCGTGACCAGCACAAAAACCTGGCCCGGCTGGCCGAAAAGCTGGATACCCGCCCATCCTTTGTGTCCACCCGACCGCCTGCCGCCTGA
- a CDS encoding MarC family protein, whose product MIDFPFAVKVFMALFAIMNPIANVPVFLSFTQGVPDSARRKVATTVSIGVAVGCILSAVAGGPLLHVFGLQVDDFRLAGGLLVLLIALSMLHGSASTQQAPTNDENAAIAQADSIAIYPLTIPLLVGPGTIATLIVLGHTAVQDGQEIAMALGLGAFLAVMTCALMLAPLLGHYLSPKITAITQRLMGMILAAIAMQMMVQSLQAFFPKLI is encoded by the coding sequence ATGATTGATTTCCCCTTCGCCGTTAAAGTCTTTATGGCCTTATTCGCCATCATGAACCCAATTGCCAACGTCCCGGTGTTTCTGTCCTTTACCCAAGGCGTGCCCGACAGCGCCAGACGCAAAGTCGCCACCACCGTCTCCATCGGGGTGGCAGTCGGCTGCATCTTGTCAGCGGTGGCTGGTGGCCCATTGCTGCATGTGTTCGGCCTGCAGGTTGATGATTTCCGGCTGGCAGGCGGGCTGCTGGTACTGCTGATTGCACTGTCCATGTTGCATGGCTCGGCCAGCACGCAACAGGCCCCCACCAACGATGAAAACGCGGCAATCGCCCAGGCCGACAGCATCGCTATTTACCCACTGACCATCCCGCTGCTGGTCGGGCCAGGCACCATCGCCACCCTGATCGTGCTGGGCCATACTGCCGTCCAGGATGGACAGGAAATTGCCATGGCCCTGGGGCTGGGAGCATTCCTGGCGGTCATGACCTGCGCCCTGATGCTGGCCCCATTATTAGGACACTATCTGTCCCCCAAGATCACCGCGATCACGCAACGCCTGATGGGCATGATTCTGGCTGCCATCGCCATGCAAATGATGGTACAAAGCTTGCAAGCCTTCTTTCCAAAACTTATCTGA
- the purB gene encoding adenylosuccinate lyase has protein sequence MQIATSLSALNALSPLDGRYAAKADSLRPYLSEAGFMAHRVEVEIAWLIGLSDAGLPELSAFSADARRRLRVLVQNFSEADAARIKAIERTTNHDVKAVEYWLKEQVADDAELSQAAEFIHFACTSEDINNTSHALMLGRARSLVVVPVLETVIARLRELAHQHARQPLLSRTHGQPATPSTMGKEFANVVARLDGALAAIRAVQPLAKMNGATGNYNAHLSAYPEIDWPVFAGSVLGDLGLTQNPYSIQIEPHDWMAALFDAVARANTILLDLNRDIWGYIALGYFKQRLKDGEVGSSTMPHKVNPIDFENSEGNLGLANAMLRHLSEKLPVSRWQRDLTDSTVLRNLGVALGYSLVAYDACLRGLAKLEINAAAIDADIDACWEILAEPVQTVMRRYGLPQPYEQLKALTRGKGITQDALREFIGGLDMPADAKSRLLTMTPRSYIGLAADLAQAI, from the coding sequence ATGCAGATTGCTACCTCGTTAAGCGCCCTGAATGCGCTCTCTCCCCTGGATGGGCGCTATGCGGCCAAGGCCGATTCTTTGCGGCCATATCTGTCCGAGGCTGGCTTTATGGCGCACCGTGTCGAGGTCGAGATTGCCTGGTTGATCGGTTTGTCTGATGCTGGCTTGCCGGAATTGTCCGCTTTCTCAGCGGATGCCCGCCGCCGCTTGCGAGTCTTGGTGCAAAATTTTTCTGAAGCCGATGCCGCCCGCATCAAGGCCATCGAACGCACGACGAACCATGACGTCAAGGCCGTAGAGTACTGGCTGAAAGAACAGGTGGCCGATGATGCCGAACTATCCCAGGCAGCCGAGTTCATCCATTTTGCCTGCACCTCCGAGGACATCAACAATACCTCGCATGCCCTGATGCTGGGCCGGGCGCGTTCCCTGGTGGTCGTGCCGGTGCTGGAAACCGTGATCGCCCGTTTGCGCGAGCTGGCTCACCAGCATGCCCGCCAGCCGCTGTTGTCGCGCACACACGGCCAGCCCGCCACCCCCAGCACCATGGGCAAGGAATTCGCCAACGTGGTGGCCCGCCTGGACGGCGCCCTGGCCGCTATCCGTGCCGTGCAGCCCCTGGCCAAGATGAATGGCGCCACCGGCAATTACAATGCCCACTTGTCGGCCTACCCGGAAATCGACTGGCCCGTGTTCGCAGGCAGTGTGCTGGGTGATTTGGGCCTGACGCAAAACCCGTACTCTATCCAGATCGAACCACACGATTGGATGGCAGCGCTGTTCGATGCCGTTGCGCGTGCCAATACGATATTGCTGGATTTGAACCGCGATATTTGGGGTTATATCGCTCTGGGTTACTTTAAACAACGCCTGAAAGACGGCGAGGTCGGCTCATCCACTATGCCGCATAAGGTCAACCCGATCGACTTCGAGAACTCCGAAGGCAATCTGGGCCTGGCCAATGCCATGTTGCGCCACCTATCAGAAAAACTGCCTGTGTCACGCTGGCAGCGTGACTTGACGGATTCCACCGTGCTGCGCAATCTTGGGGTGGCGCTGGGTTATAGCCTGGTGGCCTACGATGCCTGCCTGCGCGGTCTGGCTAAGCTTGAAATCAACGCTGCTGCCATTGATGCGGACATCGACGCCTGTTGGGAGATCCTGGCCGAACCCGTCCAGACCGTCATGCGCCGCTATGGTCTGCCGCAGCCCTACGAACAACTGAAGGCCCTGACGCGTGGCAAAGGCATTACCCAGGACGCCTTGCGCGAATTCATCGGTGGTCTGGACATGCCCGCGGATGCAAAATCACGTCTGCTGACCATGACGCCGCGCAGCTATATTGGCCTGGCTGCCGATCTGGCCCAGGCCATCTGA
- a CDS encoding YSC84-related protein produces MHPSSTAVAAPWLTSKFSPVQWASLLLGLIMLCWGTASPAAADAKLEAESKAALEQLYSQQPIARLMSEHASAVLVFPRIVKAGLIIGGEHGQGVLFQNGKASGHYSSTGISYGLQAGAQAYAYALFFMNDAALRTLDQRDGWEIGVGPSVVLIDQGMASKLSTTTMDSDIYAYIFGQQGLMAGIGIQGSKITRLD; encoded by the coding sequence ATGCATCCATCCAGTACTGCGGTCGCTGCCCCTTGGCTGACCAGCAAATTTTCTCCTGTCCAATGGGCCAGCCTGTTGCTGGGACTGATCATGCTTTGCTGGGGTACAGCCAGCCCGGCAGCCGCTGATGCCAAACTCGAAGCCGAATCCAAGGCAGCACTGGAACAACTGTATAGCCAGCAGCCCATCGCACGCCTGATGTCCGAACACGCCAGTGCCGTGCTGGTTTTTCCGCGTATCGTCAAAGCGGGTCTGATCATCGGGGGCGAGCACGGCCAAGGCGTGCTGTTTCAGAATGGCAAAGCAAGCGGCCACTATTCATCGACCGGCATATCCTACGGCCTGCAGGCGGGGGCCCAGGCTTACGCCTATGCCCTGTTCTTCATGAATGATGCCGCGTTACGCACTCTGGACCAGCGCGATGGCTGGGAAATCGGCGTCGGCCCCAGCGTCGTGCTGATCGACCAGGGCATGGCCAGCAAGCTATCAACCACCACCATGGATAGCGATATCTACGCTTATATTTTCGGACAACAAGGCCTGATGGCAGGTATTGGCATCCAGGGCAGCAAAATCACCCGCTTGGATTGA
- the mnmA gene encoding tRNA 2-thiouridine(34) synthase MnmA gives MADFSVLPDQLPPPGARVVVGMSGGVDSSVTAWLLKQQGYQVIGLFMKNWEDDDDSEYCSSRQDWLDAASVADVVGVDIEAVNFAAEYKDRVFAEFLREYSAGRTPNPDVLCNAEIKFKAFLDHAMGLGADYIATGHYARVRRVSTDSGVRSQLLKASDQTKDQSYFLHRLNQAQLSRTLFPLGEIPKTEVRRIAQEIGLPNAAKKDSTGICFIGERPFREFLNRYLPTQPGPMRTPEGQSLGQHQGLAFYTLGQRKGLGIGGVQGRQRDDGTADAWYVARKDLADNTLYVVQGHDHPWLLTPALSAQDASWVAGEPPQPGAYGAKTRYRQSDAACMLAPQGAQAFGLFFDEPQWAVTPGQSAVLYDGAVCLGGGVII, from the coding sequence ATGGCTGATTTTTCCGTACTGCCCGACCAGTTGCCGCCCCCAGGGGCGCGGGTGGTGGTGGGCATGTCTGGCGGGGTGGACTCCTCCGTCACAGCCTGGCTGCTGAAGCAGCAGGGCTATCAGGTCATCGGCCTGTTCATGAAAAACTGGGAAGACGACGATGACAGCGAATACTGCTCGTCGCGCCAGGACTGGCTGGATGCCGCCAGCGTGGCCGACGTGGTCGGGGTGGACATCGAGGCCGTTAATTTCGCTGCCGAATACAAGGACCGTGTCTTTGCCGAATTCCTGCGCGAATATTCCGCTGGGCGCACGCCCAATCCCGATGTGCTGTGCAATGCCGAAATCAAGTTCAAGGCTTTTCTGGACCATGCCATGGGCTTGGGGGCGGACTACATCGCGACTGGGCACTACGCCCGGGTACGTCGGGTGTCGACCGACAGCGGGGTGCGCAGCCAGCTCTTGAAGGCCAGCGACCAGACCAAGGACCAAAGCTATTTTCTGCATCGCCTGAATCAGGCACAGCTGTCGCGCACCTTGTTTCCATTGGGTGAAATCCCCAAGACCGAAGTGCGCCGTATTGCACAGGAAATCGGCTTGCCCAATGCCGCTAAAAAGGACTCCACCGGGATCTGCTTTATCGGCGAACGCCCGTTTCGCGAATTTTTGAATCGTTATCTACCCACCCAGCCAGGGCCTATGCGCACCCCGGAAGGTCAGTCTCTGGGGCAGCACCAGGGTCTGGCGTTTTATACGCTGGGCCAACGCAAGGGCCTGGGTATCGGGGGGGTGCAGGGCCGTCAGCGCGATGATGGCACGGCTGATGCCTGGTATGTGGCGCGCAAAGACCTGGCCGACAATACTTTGTATGTCGTTCAGGGACATGATCACCCCTGGTTGCTGACGCCCGCCTTGTCGGCACAGGACGCCAGCTGGGTGGCGGGCGAGCCTCCCCAGCCGGGTGCCTATGGCGCCAAGACCCGTTATCGGCAAAGTGATGCCGCCTGCATGCTGGCACCGCAGGGTGCCCAGGCTTTTGGATTATTCTTTGATGAGCCGCAGTGGGCCGTGACGCCAGGTCAGTCAGCCGTGTTGTATGACGGCGCTGTCTGTCTGGGTGGCGGCGTGATTATCTGA